One stretch of Streptomyces sp. 135 DNA includes these proteins:
- the ligD gene encoding non-homologous end-joining DNA ligase, with the protein MTPITEVEGRRISLSNLDKVIYPASGFTKGEVLHYYASTADALLPHLVDRPLSFLRYPDGPDGQRFFTKNVLPGTPEWVRTAEVPRSDGPTRQILVQDLPSLMWSANLVTEFHTPQWRADAPARADRLVFDLDPGPPATVVECCHAALWLRERLAADGFHVYAKTSGSKGLHLLVPLEPTPSERVSAYAKSLAVEAEQELPALIVHRMTRSLRPGKVFVDFSQNAAAKTTAAPYTLRARAEPTVSTPVTWEEVETCEDPEQLVFTADDIAPRLRGHGDLLDPLVTHDGARPLPARAAR; encoded by the coding sequence ATGACGCCGATCACAGAGGTGGAGGGGCGACGGATCTCGCTCAGCAACCTGGACAAGGTCATCTATCCCGCGAGCGGCTTCACCAAGGGCGAGGTGCTGCACTACTACGCCAGCACGGCCGACGCCCTCCTGCCGCACCTCGTGGACCGGCCCCTGTCCTTCCTGCGCTACCCCGACGGGCCCGACGGCCAGCGCTTCTTCACCAAGAACGTGCTGCCGGGCACCCCCGAATGGGTGCGGACCGCCGAGGTGCCCCGCTCCGACGGGCCGACGCGCCAGATCCTCGTACAGGACCTGCCGTCGCTGATGTGGTCGGCCAATCTGGTGACCGAGTTCCACACGCCGCAGTGGCGGGCCGACGCCCCGGCGCGGGCCGACCGGCTGGTGTTCGACCTGGACCCCGGCCCGCCCGCCACCGTCGTGGAGTGCTGCCACGCCGCCCTGTGGCTGCGCGAGCGGCTGGCGGCCGACGGCTTCCACGTGTACGCGAAGACGTCCGGGAGCAAGGGCCTGCACCTGCTCGTCCCGCTGGAGCCGACGCCCTCGGAACGCGTCAGCGCGTACGCGAAGTCCCTGGCCGTCGAGGCCGAGCAGGAGCTGCCCGCGCTCATCGTGCACCGGATGACGCGGAGCCTGCGGCCGGGCAAGGTGTTCGTCGACTTCAGCCAGAACGCCGCCGCGAAGACCACCGCCGCGCCCTACACCCTGCGGGCCCGCGCCGAGCCGACCGTCTCCACCCCCGTGACCTGGGAGGAGGTCGAGACCTGCGAGGACCCTGAGCAGCTCGTCTTCACCGCGGACGACATCGCGCCCCGGCTGCGGGGCCACGGCGACCTGCTCGACCCCCTCGTCACCCACGACGGGGCCAGACCCCTGCCCGCCCGGGCCGCGCGATGA
- a CDS encoding ATP-binding protein — translation MSRHRPRGPRLPAWTATLTWKAAVFITVMCCALAALLGMLVHVSVTNQTVGQARERALDRLAEATERYEAGDRLGYGAGVDPKGLPGPLRELALSGERGTMVAAHESRPTMWAAGPADGGRAIAVQVDYAQGARTIDGLDRAILGSSVLAIGATLLVGAFAVTRVTRRLHQTAQVARRISAGDLDARVNDPRTKGPARRQDEVAAVAGALDTMASSLQGKLLSEQRFTADVAHELRTPLTGLHAAAELLEPGRPTELVRDRVAALRTLTEDLLEISRLDARSERVDLDAHRLAPLAERVVRGCGEGVELVVVRDVCVETDRRRLERVLGNLVANALKHGRAPVVVTVDGPVVAVRDHGDGYPGYLVEHGPQRFRTEGTSKGHGLGLTIALGQAAVLGARLTFANAPDGGAVATLRLPFTEAPGRDAAEGPESTT, via the coding sequence ATGAGCCGGCACCGGCCGCGCGGACCGCGGCTTCCCGCCTGGACGGCGACGCTCACCTGGAAGGCGGCCGTCTTCATCACGGTCATGTGCTGTGCGCTGGCCGCGCTGCTCGGCATGCTCGTCCATGTCTCGGTGACCAACCAGACCGTCGGCCAGGCCCGCGAGCGGGCCCTCGACCGGCTGGCGGAGGCCACCGAGCGCTACGAGGCGGGCGACCGCCTCGGGTACGGCGCGGGCGTCGACCCCAAGGGCCTGCCCGGGCCGCTGCGCGAGCTGGCGCTGAGCGGCGAGCGCGGCACGATGGTCGCCGCCCACGAGTCACGGCCGACGATGTGGGCGGCGGGGCCCGCCGACGGGGGCCGCGCCATCGCCGTCCAGGTCGACTACGCGCAGGGCGCCCGCACCATCGACGGGCTCGACCGGGCAATCCTCGGCTCCTCCGTCCTCGCGATCGGGGCGACGCTGCTGGTCGGGGCGTTCGCCGTGACGCGGGTGACGCGGCGGCTGCACCAGACGGCGCAGGTCGCCCGGCGGATCAGCGCGGGCGACCTCGACGCGCGCGTCAACGACCCGCGCACCAAGGGTCCCGCCCGCCGCCAGGACGAGGTGGCCGCCGTCGCCGGGGCGCTGGACACCATGGCGTCCTCGCTCCAGGGCAAGCTGCTGAGCGAGCAGCGGTTCACCGCCGACGTGGCGCACGAGCTGCGCACCCCGCTGACCGGGCTGCACGCGGCGGCCGAGCTCCTCGAACCGGGGCGCCCCACCGAGCTGGTGCGGGACCGGGTGGCCGCGCTGCGCACGCTGACCGAGGACCTCCTGGAGATCTCCCGGCTCGACGCGAGGAGCGAACGGGTGGACCTGGACGCCCACCGGCTCGCTCCACTGGCGGAGCGGGTGGTGCGGGGCTGCGGCGAGGGCGTGGAGCTGGTCGTCGTCCGCGACGTGTGCGTGGAGACCGACCGGCGGCGCCTGGAGCGGGTGCTCGGCAATCTGGTCGCCAACGCGCTCAAGCACGGGCGGGCGCCGGTGGTGGTGACGGTCGACGGGCCGGTCGTGGCCGTGCGGGACCACGGCGACGGCTACCCCGGTTACCTGGTGGAGCACGGCCCGCAGCGCTTTCGCACCGAGGGCACCAGCAAGGGGCACGGCCTCGGGCTGACCATCGCGCTCGGCCAGGCGGCGGTCCTCGGCGCCCGGCTGACGTTCGCCAACGCCCCGGACGGCGGGGCGGTGGCGACGCTGCGGCTGCCCTTCACGGAGGCGCCCGGCCGGGACGCGGCGGAGGGACCCGAAAGCACCACGTGA
- a CDS encoding MbtH family NRPS accessory protein, whose translation MASNPFEDDGAEYLVLVNDENQHTLWPVGPDIPAGWTVVQEASSRADSLAYVEEHWTDMRPASLISGS comes from the coding sequence ATGGCAAGTAATCCATTCGAAGATGATGGTGCGGAATACCTGGTACTCGTGAACGACGAGAATCAGCACACCCTCTGGCCCGTCGGGCCCGATATCCCGGCCGGCTGGACCGTCGTACAAGAGGCGAGTTCACGGGCGGATTCCCTGGCCTACGTCGAAGAGCACTGGACCGATATGCGTCCGGCGAGCCTGATATCCGGCTCCTGA
- a CDS encoding ATP-dependent DNA ligase: protein MILTRPVRVALAEAVSALPEGGGWAYEPKFDGHRMVVLRGERGEVTLQARSGRTVTSAFPDLAEAAAELPEGTALDGEVVVWSGGRIDFAAVQQRAAATRARAGVLARTLPASYAAFDLLTEGGEDCRRLPYTERRARLVRLLAPWGPPLQAVPSTTDRDLALTWYETLPATGVEGLVIKRLDSAYRGGTRAWLKLRHSDTRDAVVVGCTGNPARPQALVLALPGDGTPVVSSPLSPAVRSAAARALPEPVGEGVATAIGIGDLTYAALPAEPVVMVEVRQNTTRHATAVVVRFR from the coding sequence ATGATCCTGACGCGGCCCGTACGGGTCGCCCTCGCGGAGGCGGTGAGCGCGCTGCCGGAGGGCGGCGGCTGGGCGTACGAGCCCAAGTTCGACGGGCACCGCATGGTCGTGCTCCGGGGCGAGCGGGGCGAGGTGACGCTCCAGGCCCGTTCGGGAAGGACCGTCACCAGCGCCTTCCCCGACCTCGCCGAGGCCGCGGCCGAGCTGCCCGAGGGCACCGCGCTCGACGGCGAGGTCGTGGTGTGGTCCGGCGGCCGCATCGACTTCGCCGCCGTGCAGCAGCGGGCGGCGGCCACCCGCGCGCGTGCCGGCGTCCTCGCGCGCACCCTGCCCGCCTCGTACGCCGCCTTCGACCTGCTCACGGAGGGCGGCGAGGACTGCCGCCGACTGCCGTACACGGAGCGGCGCGCGCGCCTCGTACGGCTGCTCGCGCCCTGGGGGCCGCCGCTCCAGGCGGTGCCGTCGACGACCGACCGGGACCTGGCCCTGACCTGGTACGAGACGCTGCCCGCGACCGGCGTCGAGGGCCTGGTGATCAAGCGGCTCGACTCGGCGTACCGGGGCGGCACGCGCGCGTGGCTGAAGCTGCGGCACAGCGACACCCGGGACGCCGTCGTGGTCGGCTGCACCGGAAACCCCGCCCGCCCTCAGGCGCTGGTCCTCGCCCTGCCCGGTGACGGCACCCCGGTGGTGTCGTCACCGCTGTCCCCCGCGGTGCGGTCGGCGGCCGCGCGGGCGCTGCCGGAGCCGGTGGGCGAGGGGGTGGCGACCGCGATCGGCATCGGCGACCTGACGTACGCGGCGCTGCCCGCTGAGCCGGTGGTGATGGTCGAGGTGCGGCAGAACACGACGCGGCACGCGACGGCGGTCGTGGTCCGGTTCCGCTGA
- a CDS encoding nuclease-related domain-containing protein, with product MSGLRVVPARRHGKERLYVCRADGGNVAWYDRDSARVNLLSEDREAEVLRVLAPFLAGDVTVGPPPVPTPAELSRLALHPDDDLAPSRPGEALHIALERDPAPPRRLRADPRHRALAAEQAVGEALDALEGAGWRALHSLPLPGGGRIQHLLIGPGGLFCVAALAVRKQRVRIADPMVTVGRRDPVPLLRTLRSDASRASFALTAEVRPVLALAGPGAADLAAAEHPRDVRVLRAEGLAALARLGGVLKPADVEALHALARDRHTWRRV from the coding sequence ATGAGCGGCCTGCGCGTCGTACCGGCCCGGCGGCACGGGAAGGAGCGGCTGTACGTCTGCCGCGCGGACGGCGGGAACGTGGCCTGGTACGACCGGGACTCCGCCCGGGTGAACCTCCTCAGCGAGGACCGCGAGGCAGAGGTCCTGCGTGTCCTCGCGCCGTTCCTCGCCGGTGACGTCACGGTGGGCCCGCCGCCCGTCCCCACCCCCGCCGAGCTGTCCCGGCTCGCCCTGCACCCCGACGACGACCTCGCCCCGAGCCGCCCCGGCGAGGCCCTCCACATCGCCCTGGAGCGCGACCCGGCGCCCCCGCGCAGGCTGCGCGCCGACCCCCGGCACCGCGCGCTCGCCGCGGAACAGGCGGTCGGGGAGGCCCTGGACGCCCTGGAGGGCGCGGGCTGGCGCGCGCTGCACTCCCTGCCGCTGCCCGGCGGCGGCCGCATCCAACATCTGCTGATCGGGCCCGGCGGCCTGTTCTGCGTGGCAGCCCTCGCCGTCCGCAAGCAGCGCGTGCGCATCGCCGACCCGATGGTGACCGTGGGCCGCCGCGACCCCGTCCCGCTGCTGCGCACGCTCCGCTCCGACGCGAGCCGCGCCTCGTTCGCGCTCACGGCGGAGGTCCGCCCCGTCCTGGCGCTGGCCGGGCCCGGGGCGGCGGACCTGGCCGCGGCGGAGCACCCGCGCGACGTACGGGTGCTGCGCGCGGAGGGCCTGGCGGCCCTGGCCCGGCTGGGCGGCGTACTGAAACCGGCCGATGTGGAGGCCCTGCACGCGCTGGCCAGGGACCGCCACACCTGGCGGCGGGTCTGA
- a CDS encoding nuclear transport factor 2 family protein codes for MTFLPETGYVPTEEDRASLDTWFAEYDAHSAKRDVERMADLAVFPLNLVSDDSAGDGRAAQWDRERFVATMTHVMGEGGEDIGFESTRTPVFLSPAMAVVFTDSVMTAGGETQRLRYADILIRRGGSWAFQTMIQGGWGDNL; via the coding sequence GTGACCTTCCTGCCCGAGACCGGATACGTGCCGACCGAAGAGGACCGCGCGAGCCTGGACACGTGGTTCGCCGAGTACGACGCGCACAGCGCGAAGCGCGATGTGGAGCGCATGGCCGACCTGGCCGTCTTCCCGCTCAACCTGGTCAGCGACGACTCCGCGGGCGACGGACGGGCCGCGCAGTGGGACCGTGAGCGGTTCGTCGCGACGATGACCCACGTGATGGGAGAGGGCGGCGAGGACATCGGCTTCGAGTCCACGCGTACGCCCGTCTTCCTCTCCCCCGCGATGGCCGTCGTCTTCACCGACTCGGTGATGACGGCGGGCGGCGAGACCCAGCGGCTGCGCTACGCCGACATCCTGATCAGGCGCGGTGGATCGTGGGCCTTCCAGACCATGATCCAGGGCGGTTGGGGGGACAACCTCTGA
- a CDS encoding class F sortase, giving the protein MPTSPTAESCPDRPRRHSPRVALASAVTAAVGVALIACGQGGGGTVHPAPDVEMADDAAMPRTGRAAAPLKPSEPTGLRVPAAGVDTSSMLRLGLDADRELQVPPVEEAAEPGWWTGSVTPGEKGAAVIVAHYDTVNGPALMRDVARIGVGDAVEVPRADGGTARFEVREIQQVDKDDFPTHKVYGATGRPELRLVTCGGPIVGGHRSDNIILYADLVS; this is encoded by the coding sequence GTGCCGACCTCCCCCACAGCCGAGTCCTGCCCGGACCGCCCGCGTCGGCACAGCCCCCGCGTCGCGCTCGCCTCCGCCGTGACGGCCGCCGTCGGTGTCGCCCTGATCGCCTGCGGCCAGGGCGGCGGCGGCACGGTCCACCCGGCGCCCGACGTCGAGATGGCCGACGACGCCGCCATGCCCCGCACCGGCCGGGCCGCCGCCCCGCTGAAGCCCTCCGAGCCGACCGGCTTGCGCGTCCCGGCGGCGGGCGTCGACACCTCATCGATGCTCCGCCTCGGCCTGGACGCGGACCGGGAGCTCCAGGTGCCGCCGGTGGAAGAGGCGGCGGAGCCCGGCTGGTGGACCGGCTCGGTCACGCCCGGCGAGAAGGGAGCCGCCGTGATCGTCGCGCACTACGACACGGTGAACGGTCCCGCGCTGATGCGGGACGTCGCGAGGATCGGCGTCGGCGACGCCGTCGAGGTGCCCCGTGCGGACGGCGGCACGGCGAGGTTCGAGGTGCGCGAGATCCAGCAGGTGGACAAGGACGACTTCCCCACCCATAAGGTGTACGGGGCGACCGGGCGGCCCGAGTTGCGCCTGGTGACCTGTGGCGGGCCGATCGTCGGCGGCCACCGGTCTGACAACATCATCCTCTACGCCGACCTGGTCTCATGA
- a CDS encoding Ku protein has product MRSIWNGAISFGLVSIPIKLVNATENHSVSFRQIHTEDGGRIRYRKVCELEDREVTSAEIGKGYEDADGSIIPITDQDLAALPIPTAKTIEIVAFVPADRIDPLQIDAAYYLGANGVPAAKPYTLLREALKRSRKVAIAKYALRGRERLGMLRVVDDVIAMHGLLWPDEIRVPEGVAPDSHVTVRDAELDLADALMDTLGEVDMSTLHDDYRAAVEELIAAKVEGGAPAEKAPAGEAGGGKVIDLMAALENSVRAARTARGGSAGAGESAESGEGVGEAEVTRLGDRRAKTASASPRRTASARRSAPAAPKEVGGKKSTSTAAKKKDAPAKKTATKSTATARRSTAGKADAGKASASRATTAKTAAKTATRTAAKKTTEKTPKKTAQKAAGEKTASAQKTTARRRASA; this is encoded by the coding sequence GTGCGATCCATATGGAACGGTGCGATCTCCTTCGGCCTGGTCAGCATCCCGATCAAGCTCGTGAACGCCACCGAGAACCACTCGGTCTCCTTCCGCCAGATCCACACGGAGGACGGCGGCAGGATCCGCTACCGCAAGGTGTGCGAGCTGGAGGACCGCGAGGTGACCTCGGCGGAGATCGGCAAGGGGTACGAGGACGCGGACGGGTCGATCATCCCGATCACGGACCAGGACCTTGCGGCGCTGCCCATCCCGACGGCCAAGACGATCGAGATCGTGGCCTTCGTCCCGGCCGACCGCATCGACCCGCTCCAGATCGACGCGGCGTACTACCTCGGGGCCAATGGCGTCCCGGCCGCCAAGCCGTACACGCTGCTGCGCGAGGCCCTCAAGCGGAGCCGGAAGGTGGCCATCGCGAAGTACGCGCTCCGGGGCCGGGAGCGGCTCGGCATGCTGCGCGTGGTCGACGACGTGATCGCCATGCACGGGCTGCTGTGGCCGGACGAGATCCGCGTGCCCGAGGGGGTGGCCCCCGACTCCCATGTCACGGTCCGCGACGCCGAACTCGACCTGGCCGACGCCCTGATGGACACCCTGGGCGAGGTCGACATGTCCACACTCCATGACGACTACCGCGCGGCGGTCGAGGAACTCATCGCCGCGAAGGTCGAGGGCGGGGCTCCCGCCGAGAAGGCCCCGGCCGGCGAGGCGGGCGGCGGCAAGGTCATCGACCTGATGGCCGCCCTGGAGAACAGCGTCCGGGCGGCCCGCACGGCCCGGGGCGGGTCCGCCGGGGCCGGGGAGTCCGCCGAGTCCGGTGAGGGGGTCGGGGAGGCGGAGGTCACCCGGCTGGGGGACCGCCGCGCCAAGACGGCCTCCGCGTCCCCGCGCAGGACGGCGTCGGCGCGCAGGTCGGCCCCCGCGGCCCCCAAGGAGGTCGGCGGCAAGAAGTCGACGTCGACCGCGGCGAAGAAGAAGGACGCGCCCGCCAAGAAGACGGCGACGAAGTCCACGGCGACGGCCCGTAGATCGACGGCGGGCAAGGCGGACGCGGGCAAGGCGAGCGCGAGCAGGGCGACCACGGCCAAGACGGCGGCCAAGACGGCGACCAGGACCGCAGCCAAGAAGACGACTGAGAAGACGCCCAAGAAGACGGCGCAGAAGGCGGCCGGGGAGAAGACGGCGTCGGCGCAGAAGACCACGGCCAGGCGCCGCGCCTCGGCGTGA
- a CDS encoding MFS transporter — MTGREKAAGKAEPPGKAAPRGGQKQRTGRFSDTGPLLLVWSGQAVSLVGSAVLRFAFIIEVWSTGEQASAVTALSLCAVLPQALFSPFAGAIIDRIRKRSALQIADAGGILAVGLLALVHFFGGGLEPWQVYPATVLLGISAAFQLPALTAAVPLLVRKDQLGRANGLLAGARSAAGICGPALGGIMIALTGIGAILVIDLASYAFALIGIRIVRMRGDKVPEGAGAPRTKITAEAVEGMRYLFRQASLRDMTVNFCVVNLVMVFGFAVVQPMVLLKSGNGALAAVNSAIGIGGVLGGLVMAAWGGPKNRGRGMMLGILGMCLAAQLGTSLVGGVVGWCAAMLAGAVLMTVVNTSMQSIVQTKVPHEWQGRVFGAVMFLSQISGPLAMAFSGPLADGVFEPQAAEGSGVFVVLGPLFGDAPGSGMAAMLFLAGVAGIAVALWGLASRSIRDIDVLLPDIDDETEREGGEKDDAVRA, encoded by the coding sequence GTGACCGGTCGCGAAAAAGCGGCGGGGAAAGCGGAGCCGCCGGGGAAAGCGGCGCCGCGGGGTGGGCAAAAGCAGCGGACGGGCCGCTTCAGCGATACGGGGCCCTTGCTGCTCGTCTGGTCGGGGCAGGCCGTCTCACTGGTCGGAAGCGCCGTTCTCAGATTCGCTTTCATCATCGAGGTGTGGTCCACCGGAGAGCAGGCGTCCGCCGTCACCGCGCTGTCGCTGTGCGCCGTGCTTCCGCAGGCACTGTTCAGCCCATTCGCGGGCGCGATTATCGACCGCATTCGTAAACGTTCGGCGCTCCAGATCGCGGACGCCGGCGGAATCCTGGCCGTCGGCCTGCTGGCCCTCGTGCACTTCTTCGGCGGCGGCCTGGAACCGTGGCAGGTCTATCCCGCCACCGTGCTGCTCGGCATCTCCGCCGCGTTCCAGCTGCCCGCGCTCACCGCCGCCGTCCCGCTGCTGGTGCGCAAGGACCAGCTGGGCCGCGCCAACGGCCTGCTGGCGGGCGCCCGCAGCGCCGCGGGGATCTGCGGCCCGGCGCTCGGCGGCATCATGATCGCCCTCACCGGGATCGGCGCCATCCTCGTCATCGACCTGGCCAGTTACGCCTTCGCGCTGATCGGTATCCGCATCGTGCGGATGCGGGGCGACAAGGTCCCCGAGGGGGCCGGCGCCCCGCGCACGAAGATCACGGCCGAGGCCGTCGAGGGCATGCGCTACCTCTTCCGGCAGGCGAGCCTGCGCGACATGACCGTGAACTTCTGCGTGGTCAACCTGGTGATGGTCTTCGGCTTCGCCGTCGTCCAGCCCATGGTCCTGCTCAAGTCGGGCAACGGCGCGCTCGCCGCGGTGAACAGCGCGATCGGCATCGGCGGGGTCCTCGGCGGCCTGGTGATGGCCGCGTGGGGCGGCCCGAAGAACCGCGGCCGGGGCATGATGCTCGGCATCCTCGGCATGTGCCTGGCGGCGCAGCTCGGCACGTCCCTGGTCGGCGGCGTCGTCGGCTGGTGCGCGGCCATGCTGGCCGGCGCGGTGCTCATGACGGTCGTCAACACCTCGATGCAGTCGATCGTGCAGACCAAGGTGCCCCATGAATGGCAGGGCCGGGTCTTCGGCGCGGTGATGTTCCTGTCGCAGATCTCCGGGCCGCTGGCCATGGCGTTCTCCGGGCCGCTCGCCGACGGCGTCTTCGAGCCGCAGGCCGCCGAGGGGAGCGGCGTCTTCGTGGTCCTCGGCCCGCTGTTCGGCGACGCCCCGGGCAGCGGCATGGCGGCGATGCTCTTCCTCGCCGGCGTCGCGGGCATCGCGGTCGCGCTCTGGGGTCTGGCGAGCCGGTCGATCAGGGACATCGACGTGCTGCTGCCGGACATCGACGACGAGACCGAGCGCGAGGGCGGTGAGAAGGATGACGCGGTGCGTGCATGA